Proteins encoded in a region of the Elizabethkingia bruuniana genome:
- a CDS encoding HD domain-containing protein: MTKEEQLHRAIKIAVKAHKGQKDKYDAPYIDHVLRVSNLGKTLDEKIVGALHDVIEDSDFTLADLAYEGFPPHIVEAVRCITKTDDEEDYDILIQRIETSPLAIAVKINDLTDNMDLKRMPRLLTERDLKRFNKYIKYYRYLTDKY; this comes from the coding sequence ATGACAAAAGAGGAACAGTTACATCGTGCTATTAAAATTGCTGTAAAAGCTCATAAAGGGCAGAAAGATAAGTACGATGCTCCATATATCGATCATGTTTTAAGAGTTTCTAATCTGGGTAAAACACTGGATGAAAAAATTGTAGGAGCCTTACACGATGTTATCGAAGATTCGGATTTTACATTGGCAGACTTAGCATATGAAGGTTTTCCCCCTCATATTGTTGAGGCTGTTAGATGCATTACCAAGACTGATGATGAAGAAGATTATGATATTTTGATTCAGCGCATAGAGACAAGTCCTCTTGCGATAGCTGTAAAGATTAATGATCTGACAGATAATATGGATCTGAAAAGGATGCCAAGACTGCTTACAGAGAGAGACCTGAAAAGGTTCAATAAATACATTAAATACTATCGTTATTTAACGGATAAATATTAA
- a CDS encoding bifunctional helix-turn-helix transcriptional regulator/GNAT family N-acetyltransferase has product MKIFEKTGKMALGSRLRLLTARMADDADKIYEIYKNDFSAKWLPAFYTLIEEGPLTITEIAEYIGHSQPSATKTIKEMMKAGLCENLKTEDKRRNLVGLTGKGKALSLQLQDQYADIDAAVENMINEANYNLWEAVKEWEYLLEKRTLLQRVLDQKKAREQKDVQVVPYEKKYKTVFRALNEEWISNYFVMEEADYKALDNPEEYILDKGGKIFVALYKGEPVGVCALIKMFDDEYDYEMAKMAVSPKAQGKHIGLLLGKAIINAAIGEGAKSLYLESNTILKPAITLYEKLGFERIVGRPSPYERANIQMSLDLENISK; this is encoded by the coding sequence ATGAAAATATTTGAGAAAACAGGAAAGATGGCTTTAGGGAGCAGATTGCGTCTTTTAACTGCAAGAATGGCAGATGATGCCGACAAAATCTATGAAATTTATAAAAATGATTTTTCTGCAAAATGGCTACCTGCCTTTTATACTTTGATAGAAGAAGGTCCGCTGACAATAACAGAGATTGCAGAATACATAGGCCACTCCCAGCCTTCCGCAACTAAGACAATTAAAGAAATGATGAAAGCTGGTCTGTGTGAAAACCTAAAGACCGAAGACAAGCGCAGAAACTTAGTTGGACTTACTGGCAAAGGTAAAGCTCTTTCTCTTCAGCTTCAGGATCAGTATGCAGATATAGATGCAGCTGTGGAAAATATGATTAATGAGGCCAATTATAATCTTTGGGAAGCTGTAAAGGAATGGGAATATCTGTTGGAAAAAAGAACTTTGTTACAAAGGGTATTAGATCAAAAGAAAGCCAGAGAACAAAAAGATGTACAAGTTGTTCCTTATGAAAAGAAGTACAAAACAGTATTTAGAGCTTTGAATGAGGAATGGATTTCCAATTATTTTGTAATGGAAGAAGCAGATTATAAAGCGTTGGATAATCCTGAAGAATATATACTGGATAAAGGCGGAAAGATATTTGTTGCGCTATATAAGGGAGAGCCTGTAGGTGTTTGTGCCCTTATCAAAATGTTTGATGACGAATATGATTATGAAATGGCTAAAATGGCTGTATCTCCAAAAGCTCAGGGCAAACATATCGGACTATTACTTGGAAAGGCCATTATAAATGCAGCAATTGGGGAAGGTGCTAAGAGTCTGTATCTTGAAAGCAATACAATCCTAAAACCTGCTATTACTTTGTACGAGAAATTAGGCTTTGAGAGAATTGTTGGACGTCCCAGTCCCTATGAACGGGCAAATATTCAGATGTCATTAGATCTTGAAAACATTTCAAAATAA
- a CDS encoding M48 family metallopeptidase has protein sequence MMQSLPPISDTYKKEVRKSVLSIILFFTVYFILILVSLAILLAVISLAISFLKSFKIGFWTILIAGAMIGMGGIIFVFLIKFLFSVSKDNYEKIRITKEKEPALFQLIEETYQQVGAPAPKHIFLTTDVNAFVSYDSSFWSMFLPVKKNLTIGLGLINSTTVSELKSILAHEFGHFSQRSMKVGSYTNQAQKMLYDMLYNNEKFFKNISGFAGVHAIFYLFVMIAVYFIRGIQWLLARLFDFLFSKHLSLSRQMEFNADAIAAHVVGSRVSAESLLRLSLSEMAFSKPLNFFYAHNKTYYTDNLYADQALLMEFYAEEYSHKVVNQLPLVTLDESEKYNLSKLEIEDKWSSHPSIKDRVLAIEKENIPSINVNNNLAKTLLINFDNYAEALTNKLYSINGMDKKAEKISAEGFLELFQKEHQNYSFPKMFNGYYTNHNPIAINIDDINAKINTTIEDLFSDKKVALVYEKMALEKDINTLKSIADKTIKVKLFDYDGQKYERKEAKNFIPRLEGRLREISDSIKENDQSVYQYFYNRANDESKQDQYTHSYKDLLIAEEQFDQYIKSLNEFLPFIHFMSQTLEVDVIKVHCSKLLEVQKTFKEKIQELKVESVFSKYVEDKDLEALTKFNDNNQTYFEFNTYQSDHITQLNAAIDAYYNSLYDGYFKIKKTLLDLQETIEA, from the coding sequence ATGATGCAATCATTACCACCTATTTCGGACACCTATAAAAAAGAAGTCCGGAAATCAGTGTTATCCATTATTCTATTTTTCACCGTTTATTTTATCCTGATCCTGGTTTCTTTGGCTATCTTATTAGCTGTCATTTCTTTAGCCATTTCATTTCTAAAAAGTTTTAAAATTGGATTCTGGACTATTCTTATTGCCGGAGCTATGATTGGTATGGGGGGAATTATTTTTGTATTCCTGATCAAGTTTTTATTCTCTGTCTCCAAAGATAATTATGAGAAAATCAGGATTACAAAGGAAAAAGAGCCTGCATTATTTCAACTTATTGAAGAAACTTATCAACAAGTTGGAGCACCAGCGCCCAAGCATATTTTTCTTACTACAGATGTTAATGCTTTTGTAAGTTACGATTCTAGTTTCTGGAGTATGTTTTTGCCGGTTAAGAAGAATCTTACAATAGGATTAGGACTTATAAATTCAACAACAGTTAGTGAGCTTAAATCTATTCTGGCACATGAATTCGGCCATTTCTCTCAAAGGAGTATGAAGGTAGGCAGTTATACCAATCAGGCACAGAAGATGTTATACGATATGCTCTATAACAATGAAAAATTTTTCAAAAATATAAGTGGGTTTGCTGGGGTACATGCTATTTTTTATCTATTTGTAATGATTGCGGTTTACTTTATTCGTGGTATACAATGGCTGTTGGCCAGATTATTTGATTTTCTCTTCTCGAAGCATCTGTCATTAAGCCGTCAGATGGAATTTAATGCCGATGCTATTGCTGCTCATGTTGTTGGTTCCAGAGTTTCAGCAGAATCATTATTAAGGCTTAGCTTATCCGAAATGGCATTCTCGAAACCGCTTAACTTCTTTTATGCTCATAATAAAACTTATTATACAGATAATCTATATGCAGATCAGGCATTACTAATGGAATTCTATGCTGAGGAATACAGTCATAAAGTTGTAAATCAATTACCACTAGTTACATTAGACGAATCTGAAAAATATAATTTATCCAAGCTGGAAATAGAAGATAAATGGTCTTCCCACCCTTCTATAAAAGACAGAGTATTGGCCATAGAAAAAGAGAATATACCATCGATAAATGTCAATAATAATCTGGCAAAAACATTATTAATCAATTTTGATAATTATGCTGAAGCCCTTACCAATAAATTATACAGCATTAATGGTATGGACAAGAAAGCAGAAAAGATTAGTGCAGAAGGCTTTCTGGAGCTATTCCAAAAAGAACACCAAAACTACAGCTTTCCTAAAATGTTTAATGGTTACTATACTAACCATAATCCGATAGCTATTAATATTGATGATATCAATGCCAAAATTAATACTACAATTGAAGATTTATTTAGTGATAAGAAAGTTGCCTTGGTATATGAAAAAATGGCTCTGGAGAAAGATATAAATACACTGAAATCAATCGCAGATAAAACTATTAAAGTAAAACTCTTCGATTACGATGGACAGAAATATGAAAGAAAGGAAGCTAAAAACTTTATACCGCGCCTTGAAGGCAGGCTTAGAGAAATTAGTGATTCTATTAAAGAAAATGATCAGTCTGTTTATCAATATTTCTATAACAGGGCTAATGATGAAAGTAAGCAGGATCAGTATACTCATTCCTATAAAGATTTGCTGATAGCTGAGGAACAGTTTGATCAATATATAAAAAGTCTTAATGAGTTCCTGCCATTTATACATTTCATGTCACAGACATTAGAAGTAGATGTTATTAAAGTGCATTGTTCAAAATTATTAGAAGTTCAGAAAACCTTCAAAGAAAAGATACAAGAACTAAAAGTGGAATCTGTATTTAGTAAATATGTTGAAGATAAAGACCTGGAAGCTTTGACTAAGTTTAATGATAATAACCAGACTTACTTTGAGTTCAATACTTATCAGTCTGATCATATTACACAACTTAATGCTGCAATAGACGCTTATTACAACAGCTTATATGATGGTTATTTTAAGATTAAAAAGACATTACTCGATTTACAGGAAACAATAGAAGCTTAG
- the truB gene encoding tRNA pseudouridine(55) synthase TruB gives MKFTAEDIQAGQILLVDKPLDWTSFNAVNKIKWKLKREFNLKKVKIGHAGTLDPRATGLLVICTGKATKQIPQIQDASKEYWAEIKIGVQTESYDTEKPEILPQDISGITEANIHDALKKFLGEIDQKPPIFSALKVDGKRAYDLARAGQEVDIKVRKTTIHYIDRVEINLPYISFYVGCSKGTYIRSLAHDIGQELGVGAYLTQLRRTKIGEYTIENATVDYLENEYRFGDTEE, from the coding sequence ATGAAATTTACAGCAGAAGACATACAGGCAGGACAGATATTATTAGTAGACAAACCATTGGACTGGACGTCCTTTAATGCTGTGAATAAAATAAAATGGAAGCTAAAGCGTGAATTTAACCTGAAAAAGGTAAAAATTGGACATGCAGGTACTCTTGATCCAAGAGCAACCGGATTATTGGTTATATGTACCGGAAAAGCAACAAAACAGATTCCGCAAATCCAGGATGCTTCTAAAGAGTATTGGGCTGAAATAAAGATTGGTGTACAAACGGAATCTTACGATACTGAGAAACCGGAAATTCTGCCTCAAGACATTTCGGGAATCACAGAAGCAAATATCCATGATGCTTTAAAAAAATTCCTTGGTGAAATCGATCAGAAACCACCTATTTTCTCAGCTTTGAAAGTTGATGGTAAAAGAGCCTATGATCTTGCACGTGCGGGTCAGGAAGTAGATATAAAGGTCAGAAAAACCACTATTCATTATATAGACAGAGTAGAGATCAATTTGCCTTATATTTCTTTTTATGTTGGATGTTCCAAAGGTACTTATATTCGTTCTTTGGCGCATGATATAGGGCAGGAGCTTGGTGTTGGTGCATATTTAACACAGCTTCGCAGAACTAAAATAGGTGAATATACTATAGAAAATGCTACTGTTGATTATTTAGAAAACGAATACAGATTTGGAGATACTGAGGAGTAG
- a CDS encoding undecaprenyl-diphosphate phosphatase, with amino-acid sequence MDTIQAIILAIVEGLTEFLPISSTAHMGFAANLMGMEETEFLKMFQVSIQFGAILAVVVAYWKKFFDFKNLNFYIKLAIAVIPALILGKLFDDKIEAVLGNQIAISTVLVLGGVVLLFVDNWFKNPTVLDEKEVTIKKALTIGFWQCLAMMPGTSRSAASIIGGMTQGLSRKAAAEFSFFLAVPTMLAVTVYSIFVKTWGEGTAQATKGYEMLLSSHDNLILFLIGNVIAFITALIAIKSFIALLNKYGFRFWGIYRIVIGVALLIYFYSVK; translated from the coding sequence ATGGATACTATTCAGGCGATTATTTTAGCTATTGTAGAAGGACTTACCGAATTTTTACCGATTTCATCTACAGCACACATGGGGTTTGCTGCAAACCTTATGGGAATGGAGGAAACCGAATTCCTTAAAATGTTTCAGGTTTCAATTCAGTTCGGTGCTATTTTAGCCGTTGTTGTAGCTTACTGGAAAAAGTTTTTTGACTTCAAGAACCTTAACTTTTATATTAAACTGGCCATTGCCGTTATCCCGGCGCTAATATTAGGCAAGTTATTCGATGATAAAATTGAAGCTGTTTTAGGCAATCAGATTGCTATATCAACTGTATTGGTATTGGGCGGGGTGGTATTGCTTTTTGTAGATAACTGGTTCAAAAATCCTACAGTATTGGATGAGAAAGAAGTAACTATTAAAAAAGCTTTAACCATTGGCTTTTGGCAGTGTCTGGCTATGATGCCTGGAACCAGCCGTAGTGCTGCGTCTATTATCGGAGGTATGACACAAGGCCTTTCCAGAAAAGCAGCTGCTGAGTTTTCTTTTTTCTTAGCTGTACCAACGATGCTTGCTGTAACAGTTTACTCTATTTTTGTGAAAACATGGGGAGAGGGGACTGCGCAGGCAACTAAAGGATACGAAATGCTGTTAAGCTCTCATGATAACCTTATTCTTTTCCTTATTGGAAATGTTATCGCTTTCATTACAGCGCTTATCGCTATCAAATCTTTTATAGCATTACTGAATAAATATGGATTCAGATTCTGGGGTATTTACCGTATTGTAATTGGTGTTGCTTTACTGATCTATTTTTACTCCGTAAAATAA
- a CDS encoding DUF3098 domain-containing protein has protein sequence MSKKNQNIASTESTQENTFYFGKKNFKFMLIGLACIIVGFFLMMGPDANTTPDGKYDPNYWNEGINSIRRIRIAPFLVIAGFVIEIYAILIRKKD, from the coding sequence ATGAGCAAAAAAAATCAAAATATCGCATCAACTGAGTCAACACAAGAGAACACTTTTTACTTTGGTAAGAAAAATTTCAAATTTATGCTTATCGGGTTGGCTTGTATTATTGTAGGTTTCTTTTTGATGATGGGACCAGATGCCAATACAACACCTGATGGTAAATACGACCCTAATTACTGGAATGAGGGAATCAATTCAATTCGCAGAATCAGAATTGCACCATTCCTTGTTATTGCAGGTTTTGTTATTGAAATTTATGCCATCTTAATTCGTAAAAAAGACTAA
- a CDS encoding cell division protein FtsX, whose product MAKSVDDFNKKRLRSSNITVVISIALVLFLIGLFGLILINAQKYSDYIKEQLVVNAYFDEHLDVKDSTKIAKLNQETFEAVQKLPFVKKATFITQDQAAKEAKKSLGIDSDALFEENIFPASIEVALKPEFVDPAKINGVVQQLSQVQGIKEVKNDSSLTIDVYNNLNRILTWILAFSIIFLVVAIVLINNSIRLKIFSKRFTIKTMQLVGAQRRFILMPFIKEAIILGLIGAVIGLTVLFAGWYYFTTEIGSVFITDQTKFVYLVILVLGVGVLITVLSTIFATWRFLRSRIDTLYYS is encoded by the coding sequence ATGGCAAAAAGTGTAGACGATTTTAATAAGAAAAGACTCAGATCCAGCAACATAACTGTTGTAATTAGTATTGCGCTGGTTTTATTTTTAATTGGTCTTTTTGGTTTAATTTTAATTAATGCCCAGAAATACTCTGACTATATTAAAGAGCAATTAGTAGTAAATGCTTATTTCGACGAGCATCTGGATGTTAAAGACAGTACTAAAATTGCAAAATTAAATCAGGAAACTTTTGAAGCCGTTCAGAAGTTACCATTTGTAAAGAAAGCTACATTTATTACTCAGGATCAGGCAGCGAAAGAAGCCAAGAAAAGTTTGGGGATCGACAGTGATGCTCTTTTTGAAGAGAATATTTTTCCTGCATCTATAGAAGTAGCATTAAAGCCTGAATTTGTAGATCCTGCTAAAATTAATGGGGTTGTCCAGCAACTATCTCAGGTACAGGGAATAAAAGAAGTTAAGAATGACAGCAGCCTTACCATTGATGTTTACAACAACCTGAACAGAATCTTAACATGGATTCTTGCTTTCTCTATTATTTTCTTAGTCGTTGCAATTGTTCTTATTAATAACTCTATCCGTCTGAAAATATTCTCCAAGAGATTTACTATTAAAACCATGCAGCTGGTAGGTGCACAGCGTCGCTTTATCCTGATGCCTTTTATTAAGGAAGCTATTATCCTTGGACTTATAGGTGCTGTAATTGGTTTAACTGTTCTTTTCGCAGGATGGTATTATTTCACTACTGAGATTGGATCTGTATTTATTACCGATCAGACCAAATTCGTTTATCTTGTTATCTTAGTTTTGGGAGTAGGAGTATTAATTACTGTTTTAAGTACTATTTTTGCAACCTGGAGATTCCTAAGAAGTAGAATCGACACTTTATATTATTCTTAA
- the rsmA gene encoding 16S rRNA (adenine(1518)-N(6)/adenine(1519)-N(6))-dimethyltransferase RsmA, translated as MKVTAKKHLGQHFLTDENIASKIANGLSGDGYDAVLEVGPGMGVLTKYLLDKEQETFVAEIDQESVAYLKLHYPKLENHILNDFLKLDIPQHFEGQVAVIGNFPYNISSQILFKIIDNYERIPEMTGMFQKEVAERTAAVPRTKDYGILSVMVQAYYDVKYLFTVHENVFNPPPKVKSGVISLVRNPKEGLEGNEVLFKQIVKAGFNQRRKTLRNSWKALGIPEALADHEFMSKRAEELSVQDFIYITKLWKENK; from the coding sequence TTGAAAGTAACCGCTAAAAAACACCTTGGACAGCATTTCTTAACCGATGAAAACATCGCATCCAAAATTGCAAATGGTTTATCCGGAGACGGATACGATGCCGTTCTGGAAGTTGGTCCGGGTATGGGAGTACTGACCAAATATTTACTAGATAAGGAACAGGAAACTTTTGTTGCCGAAATTGATCAGGAATCGGTAGCCTATCTGAAGCTTCATTATCCAAAACTTGAAAATCATATCCTGAATGATTTTCTGAAACTTGATATTCCGCAGCATTTTGAAGGTCAGGTTGCTGTGATCGGAAATTTCCCGTACAATATCTCTTCTCAGATTCTGTTCAAGATTATTGACAACTACGAGCGTATTCCGGAAATGACAGGAATGTTCCAGAAAGAAGTTGCAGAACGTACTGCTGCTGTACCCCGAACTAAAGATTACGGAATATTATCCGTAATGGTTCAGGCATATTATGATGTGAAATATCTTTTTACTGTACATGAAAATGTCTTTAATCCCCCACCAAAGGTAAAGTCCGGAGTTATAAGTCTTGTCAGAAATCCTAAAGAAGGACTGGAAGGAAACGAAGTTTTGTTTAAGCAGATCGTAAAAGCAGGATTCAATCAGCGCCGAAAGACACTTCGTAATTCCTGGAAAGCTTTGGGAATTCCTGAAGCTTTGGCAGATCACGAATTCATGAGTAAACGTGCTGAAGAACTTAGTGTACAGGATTTTATCTATATTACAAAGCTTTGGAAAGAAAATAAGTAA
- a CDS encoding MFS transporter, with amino-acid sequence MDVMINKEKRSNPAFWITSLYFAMGLPFVAISVASSIMYKSMGIPDKSIAFWTSLIMLPWTIKPLWSPVLEMFKTKKYFVVFTEIFTAVCFGLVCISLSLPHYFAYSIAIFSLMAFSGATHDIAGDGLYMDTLDSVKQSRYIGWQGAAYNVAKVFTSGLIIYLAGVLEKTMGVTPGWTVIMLIYGGIMLLIGLFNIRQLPSGKVREFTDVTLKDRFKELLFIFKNFFTKKHIFYYICFIILYRFAEGFAVKIVPLFLKANRSEGGLGLSTKEIGLVYGTAGAIAFIAGSLISGLYVSKRGLKKSLFTLCCVFNFPYIVYVFLACWQPENVYLITLGIVVEYFGYGFGFVGIMLFMMQQIAPEKYKMANYAFGTGIMNLGVMLPGMLSGYISDMVGYKHFFIFVLIATIPALLITYFVPFTYDENPKNITN; translated from the coding sequence ATGGATGTAATGATAAATAAGGAGAAACGTAGTAATCCTGCTTTTTGGATAACAAGTTTATATTTCGCTATGGGGCTGCCCTTTGTTGCTATTTCGGTAGCATCGTCTATAATGTACAAGAGTATGGGGATCCCTGATAAAAGCATCGCTTTCTGGACTTCTCTTATTATGCTTCCCTGGACGATAAAGCCACTCTGGAGCCCTGTATTGGAAATGTTTAAAACCAAAAAGTATTTTGTCGTCTTTACAGAAATATTTACAGCTGTTTGTTTTGGATTGGTCTGTATTTCTTTATCACTACCCCATTATTTTGCCTATTCTATAGCTATATTCTCCTTAATGGCTTTCAGTGGCGCCACACACGATATTGCAGGTGACGGACTTTATATGGACACATTGGATTCTGTGAAACAATCCCGCTATATCGGTTGGCAGGGTGCCGCTTATAATGTGGCAAAGGTTTTTACCAGCGGACTTATTATTTATTTAGCAGGTGTTCTGGAAAAAACAATGGGTGTAACCCCGGGATGGACTGTTATTATGCTTATTTATGGCGGAATTATGCTTCTTATTGGTCTGTTTAATATAAGACAGCTTCCTTCCGGAAAGGTCCGCGAGTTTACAGATGTTACACTGAAAGACCGTTTTAAGGAACTCTTATTTATCTTTAAAAACTTCTTTACAAAGAAGCATATATTCTACTATATCTGTTTTATTATTTTGTACCGCTTTGCAGAAGGCTTTGCCGTAAAAATTGTCCCGCTTTTTTTAAAAGCAAATCGAAGTGAAGGCGGATTAGGGCTTTCCACAAAAGAAATAGGCCTTGTATATGGGACTGCAGGAGCTATAGCATTTATTGCCGGATCTCTCATTTCCGGTTTGTACGTGTCTAAAAGAGGGCTCAAAAAGTCCCTATTTACCTTATGTTGTGTTTTCAATTTCCCCTATATTGTTTATGTATTTTTAGCCTGCTGGCAACCTGAAAATGTTTACCTGATTACATTGGGAATTGTGGTTGAATATTTTGGTTACGGATTCGGATTTGTGGGCATTATGCTGTTTATGATGCAGCAAATTGCTCCGGAAAAATATAAAATGGCTAATTATGCTTTTGGTACTGGGATTATGAACCTTGGAGTAATGCTGCCAGGAATGCTGAGTGGCTATATCAGTGATATGGTTGGATATAAGCATTTCTTTATTTTTGTACTGATTGCTACAATACCGGCACTACTGATTACTTATTTCGTGCCTTTTACTTATGATGAAAATCCTAAAAATATAACAAATTAA
- a CDS encoding glycoside hydrolase family 130 protein, translating into MSTKIEIPWQERPENCTDVMWRYSNNPIIGRYHIPSSNSIFNSAVVPFEDGFAGVFRCDNKAVQMNIFAGFSKDGINWDIDHDPIVMQAGNTQMIESDYKYDPRVTFIEDRYWITWCNGYHGPTIGIAYTFDFKEFFQCENAFLPFNRNGVLFPEKINGRYAMLSRPSDNGHTPFGDIYISFSPDMKYWGEHRNVMKVAPFQDSAWQCTKIGAGTVPFLTKEGWLMFYHGVINTCNGFRYSMGAAILDKDNPDKVLYRSKDYLLAPAAGYELAGDVPNVVFPCAALQDGEKVCVYYGAADTVVSVAFGYIDEIVESIKKNSL; encoded by the coding sequence ATGTCGACAAAAATAGAAATTCCGTGGCAGGAAAGACCTGAAAACTGCACAGATGTAATGTGGAGATATAGTAATAATCCTATTATAGGACGTTATCATATTCCCAGTTCAAACAGTATTTTTAACAGTGCAGTGGTACCATTCGAAGATGGTTTTGCCGGAGTATTCAGATGTGATAACAAGGCTGTGCAGATGAATATATTTGCGGGTTTTAGCAAGGATGGTATTAACTGGGATATTGATCATGATCCAATTGTAATGCAGGCTGGCAATACGCAGATGATAGAATCTGACTACAAATATGACCCAAGAGTAACTTTTATTGAAGATCGCTACTGGATTACCTGGTGTAATGGTTATCATGGACCAACAATAGGAATTGCATATACTTTTGACTTTAAAGAGTTTTTCCAATGTGAAAATGCCTTTCTTCCATTTAACAGAAATGGTGTGCTTTTTCCGGAAAAAATTAACGGCAGATATGCTATGCTCAGCAGACCGAGCGATAACGGACATACACCATTCGGAGATATCTATATAAGTTTCAGTCCGGATATGAAATACTGGGGAGAGCACCGTAATGTAATGAAAGTAGCTCCTTTTCAGGATAGTGCATGGCAGTGTACAAAAATTGGTGCCGGTACAGTACCGTTTTTGACCAAAGAAGGCTGGTTAATGTTTTATCACGGTGTAATCAATACTTGTAATGGTTTCCGTTATTCTATGGGGGCGGCTATTTTAGACAAGGACAATCCGGATAAGGTTCTGTATCGTAGTAAAGATTACCTCCTGGCTCCTGCTGCAGGCTATGAATTGGCAGGCGATGTTCCAAATGTAGTTTTTCCATGTGCTGCATTGCAGGATGGTGAAAAAGTATGTGTGTATTACGGAGCAGCAGATACTGTTGTATCTGTAGCTTTTGGATATATCGATGAGATTGTTGAATCAATTAAGAAAAACAGCTTATAA